In Sphingobacterium sp. SRCM116780, the genomic stretch TAGGAACGTGAAAGGATAGCTTTGGAAAGCTGTATGTGAACTATTGGTAGGAAACCAAAGGATGGAAAAATAAAGGTTTATTAGAGTGGAAATTAACTTGATGCGATGATCAATCAATGGAATGTATATTATATACAAAAGTCGAAAAGATGATAAAAGAGCTGTACAATTTAATTTGTACAGCTCTTTTGATTATTAATATTCCAACGGAATAATAGGTTCTTTTTTACTAGTAGACATAATCATCATGGTTTGAAAAGTCTTGACAAAAGGGATCTTGGAAATCTTCTCCATGATAACACCTTCGTATGCTTTGATATCTTTAACATATACCTTAAGCATAAAATCACAATTACCTGTTACGTGATGACATTCCGTAACTTCAGGAATCATCTTGACAGCAGCTACAAATTCAGGAATAGCATTATGCGTATGAAAATCTAACGATATTTGAATGAAGGATTTGATACCAAGGCCCAATTTCTCTTCATCGACAAAAGCATGATAACTTTTAATAAACCCCGAATTTTCGAGTTTCCTTACCCGTTCCAAAGTTGGCGCGGGCGATAGACCAATACTCGACGCTAATTGAAGATTAGTAATCCGTCCGTTTTCTTGTAATAACTTTAAGATTTTTAGATCTGTTTTATCTGGCAAAAAAGGCATATTCAACTATTTTTTTTAGTGACATTCTGTAAATATACATATTTGTTCCAAATTAAATTTGGTAATTATATATGTTTTTGATTTTTTATTCTTTATA encodes the following:
- a CDS encoding Lrp/AsnC family transcriptional regulator; amino-acid sequence: MPFLPDKTDLKILKLLQENGRITNLQLASSIGLSPAPTLERVRKLENSGFIKSYHAFVDEEKLGLGIKSFIQISLDFHTHNAIPEFVAAVKMIPEVTECHHVTGNCDFMLKVYVKDIKAYEGVIMEKISKIPFVKTFQTMMIMSTSKKEPIIPLEY